In one Kitasatospora cineracea genomic region, the following are encoded:
- a CDS encoding carbohydrate ABC transporter permease, which translates to MTNHAPRGVAARSAVAAKYLSLVAASAATLLPLAVVLMAALKTGPESADSGPLSPPHDWFNLHNFQVAFTQGHMLRAFGNTAFILVFSVTGTVLIGSMTAYAIDRFRFPFRKLTVSLFLLASLVPGVTTQVATFQIVNSFGLFNTRWSAIALYTGTDIVSIIIFLQFMRAIPVSLDEAARIDGASPLRIYRTVILPLLRPAIATVVIVKGVVVYNDFYIPFLYMPSPELGTVSTSLFYFKGPYGAHWEVICAGAVLVIVPTLVVFLFLQRFIYNGFTRGATK; encoded by the coding sequence ATGACCAACCACGCTCCGCGCGGGGTCGCGGCCCGTTCGGCGGTCGCCGCCAAGTACCTGTCGCTGGTGGCCGCTTCGGCGGCGACGCTGCTGCCGCTGGCGGTGGTGCTGATGGCGGCGTTGAAGACCGGGCCGGAGTCGGCGGACAGCGGTCCGCTGAGTCCGCCGCACGACTGGTTCAACCTGCACAACTTCCAGGTGGCCTTCACCCAGGGGCACATGCTGCGGGCGTTCGGGAACACCGCCTTCATCCTGGTCTTCTCGGTCACCGGCACGGTGCTGATCGGCTCGATGACCGCGTACGCGATCGACCGGTTCAGGTTCCCGTTCCGGAAGCTGACGGTCTCGCTGTTCCTGCTGGCCTCGCTGGTGCCCGGGGTCACCACGCAGGTGGCGACCTTCCAGATCGTCAACTCCTTCGGCCTGTTCAACACCCGCTGGTCGGCGATCGCGCTGTACACCGGCACCGACATCGTGTCGATCATCATCTTCCTGCAGTTCATGCGGGCGATCCCGGTCTCGCTCGACGAGGCGGCCCGGATCGACGGGGCCTCGCCGCTGCGGATCTACCGGACGGTGATCCTGCCGCTGCTGCGGCCGGCCATCGCGACCGTGGTGATCGTGAAGGGGGTGGTGGTCTACAACGACTTCTACATCCCGTTCCTGTACATGCCCTCGCCCGAACTCGGCACCGTCTCCACCTCGTTGTTCTACTTCAAGGGCCCGTACGGCGCGCACTGGGAGGTCATCTGCGCGGGCGCGGTGCTGGTCATCGTGCCGACGCTGGTGGTGTTCCTGTTCCTCCAGCGCTTCATCTACAACGGCTTCACCCGGGGGGCGACCAAGTGA
- a CDS encoding carbohydrate ABC transporter permease, protein MLARATPWLFLAVPLAFLVVFTYTPVLNMLYYSLTSWDGFGPDREFVGQANYTELFARPDLFQVFFVSLFYLASGAVQMVLALYFATVLSFDVRFRNFFKGVLFFPYLINGVAIGFVFLYFFQPGGTLDSVLGLFGARGDHLWLGDPHLVNWSLASVSLWRYLGLNFVLFLGAIQSIPGEIHEAAELDGANRWHQVRHIVLPGIRPVISLSAVLVVSGSLSAFEIPYIMTGGAGGSTTFVIQTVKLAFQFNKVGLASAAAVVLLAVVLLATWIQRLIVPDEGVDLV, encoded by the coding sequence CTGCTCGCGCGCGCGACGCCGTGGCTGTTCCTCGCCGTGCCGCTGGCCTTCCTGGTGGTCTTCACCTACACGCCCGTGCTCAACATGCTGTACTACAGCCTGACCAGTTGGGACGGGTTCGGTCCGGACCGGGAGTTCGTCGGCCAGGCCAACTACACCGAGCTGTTCGCCCGGCCGGACCTGTTCCAGGTCTTCTTCGTCAGCCTGTTCTACCTGGCGTCGGGCGCGGTGCAGATGGTGCTGGCGCTGTACTTCGCCACGGTGCTGAGCTTCGACGTCCGGTTCCGGAACTTCTTCAAGGGCGTGCTGTTCTTCCCGTACCTGATCAACGGCGTCGCCATCGGCTTCGTCTTCCTGTACTTCTTCCAGCCCGGCGGCACCCTCGACTCGGTGCTCGGCCTGTTCGGGGCGCGCGGCGACCACCTGTGGCTGGGGGATCCGCACCTGGTCAACTGGTCGCTCGCCTCGGTGTCGCTCTGGCGGTACCTGGGGCTGAACTTCGTGCTGTTCCTCGGCGCGATCCAGTCGATCCCCGGGGAGATCCACGAGGCGGCGGAACTCGACGGGGCGAACCGCTGGCACCAGGTCCGGCACATCGTGCTGCCCGGCATCCGGCCCGTCATCAGCCTGAGCGCCGTGCTGGTGGTGTCGGGTTCGCTCTCCGCGTTCGAGATCCCGTACATCATGACCGGCGGCGCGGGCGGCAGCACCACCTTCGTCATCCAGACGGTGAAGCTGGCCTTCCAGTTCAACAAGGTCGGCCTGGCCTCGGCGGCCGCCGTGGTGCTGCTCGCCGTCGTCCTGCTGGCGACCTGGATCCAGCGGCTGATCGTGCCCGACGAAGGGGTCGACCTGGTATGA
- a CDS encoding ABC transporter substrate-binding protein yields the protein MKQRSAALLAVALMSMTAVPACSGVSGGGGGGAAVAPSDPAKVSGDITVLTHKTDLAGDGTLARYAAEFNKTYPNVHVKFEPIVNYEGDVKIRLNSTDYGDVLMIPAAVPVADYPKFFAPLGTPADLDRKYRFIDGGAYNGQVYGIAVNGNATGLVYNKSVWKQAGVTDWPTTPEQFLADLQAIKAKTSATPLYTIYHEGWPMTAWQSYLGEASCDEAAGDKLATDPGPWAAGKELNGIDTLLYDVVHQQLTEKDPTTTAWEGSKSRLGTGKIGTLALASWAVPQMEAAARTAGADPADIGFMPFPVQQGGHFCSVISPDYREAVNVHSKHKEAARAWVDWFVDKSTYAQDQALLPTLKAGAMPAELKAYQDAGVQFIQLSQTKSAEVSKIDNQSEIGLNKPDYRQHIVDLARGAGSGSLDGYFAELNKKWAAAIKTVG from the coding sequence ATGAAGCAGCGATCGGCGGCCCTGCTGGCCGTGGCCCTGATGTCGATGACGGCGGTCCCGGCCTGTTCCGGCGTGAGCGGCGGCGGTGGCGGCGGCGCGGCCGTGGCCCCGTCGGACCCGGCGAAGGTGAGCGGGGACATCACCGTGCTCACCCACAAGACCGACCTCGCCGGTGACGGCACCCTGGCGAGGTACGCGGCCGAGTTCAACAAGACCTACCCGAACGTGCACGTCAAGTTCGAACCGATCGTCAACTACGAGGGCGACGTCAAGATCCGGCTGAACAGCACCGACTACGGCGACGTCCTGATGATCCCCGCCGCCGTCCCGGTCGCCGACTACCCGAAGTTCTTCGCGCCGCTCGGCACCCCGGCCGACCTCGACCGGAAGTATCGGTTCATCGACGGCGGAGCGTACAACGGGCAGGTGTACGGCATCGCCGTCAACGGCAACGCGACCGGCCTGGTCTACAACAAGTCGGTCTGGAAGCAGGCCGGGGTCACCGACTGGCCGACCACGCCGGAGCAGTTCCTGGCGGACCTCCAGGCGATCAAGGCGAAGACCTCGGCCACCCCGCTCTACACGATCTACCACGAGGGCTGGCCGATGACGGCCTGGCAGAGCTACCTCGGCGAGGCGAGCTGCGACGAGGCGGCCGGCGACAAGCTGGCCACCGACCCCGGGCCCTGGGCCGCGGGCAAGGAGCTGAACGGCATCGACACCCTGCTGTACGACGTGGTGCACCAGCAGTTGACCGAGAAGGACCCGACCACGACGGCCTGGGAGGGCTCGAAGAGCCGGCTCGGCACCGGGAAGATCGGGACACTGGCGCTCGCCTCCTGGGCGGTCCCGCAGATGGAGGCGGCGGCGCGGACGGCCGGCGCGGACCCGGCGGACATCGGCTTCATGCCGTTCCCGGTGCAGCAGGGCGGGCACTTCTGCTCGGTGATCTCCCCGGACTACCGGGAGGCCGTGAACGTCCACTCCAAGCACAAGGAGGCCGCGCGCGCCTGGGTGGACTGGTTCGTCGACAAGAGCACCTACGCCCAGGACCAGGCCCTGCTGCCGACGCTGAAGGCCGGGGCGATGCCGGCCGAGCTGAAGGCGTACCAGGACGCGGGGGTGCAGTTCATCCAGTTGAGCCAGACGAAGAGCGCCGAGGTCTCGAAGATCGACAACCAGTCCGAGATCGGCCTGAACAAGCCGGACTACCGCCAGCACATCGTCGACCTGGCCCGGGGCGCGGGCAGCGGCAGCCTGGATGGCTACTTCGCCGAGCTGAACAAGAAGTGGGCCGCCGCGATCAAGACGGTCGGCTGA
- a CDS encoding acetylxylan esterase, protein MAFLSMDLPELRKHRPERTEPEDFDAFWADTLAAARAFPARLDTTPVETGLTTVTVEDATFPGHAGQPIKGWLVRPRGAEGRRLPVVVGYVGYGGGRGLPHDHLLWASAGYAHLVMDTRGQGGGWSVGDTPDEAGSAGPAHPGSMTRGVLDPAAYYYRRLYTDAVRAVDAVRTHPGIDPARILVAGSSQGGGLALAVAGLVPDLAGVIAEVPFLQHIRRATEITDAYPYKEVAEFCKVHRDKVETVFRTLAYFDGLNFAARATAPALYSVALMDEVCPPETVFASHNHYRGPKQISVHPYNGHEGGGSHHTPTALAFAASVTSAG, encoded by the coding sequence ATGGCATTCCTTTCCATGGACCTTCCGGAACTGCGGAAGCACCGACCCGAGCGGACCGAGCCCGAGGACTTCGACGCCTTCTGGGCGGACACCCTGGCCGCCGCCAGGGCCTTCCCGGCCCGCCTCGACACCACCCCGGTCGAAACCGGCCTGACCACCGTCACGGTCGAGGACGCCACCTTCCCCGGCCACGCGGGCCAGCCGATCAAGGGCTGGCTGGTGCGCCCGCGCGGCGCCGAGGGGCGACGGCTCCCGGTCGTGGTCGGCTATGTGGGGTACGGCGGCGGCCGGGGACTGCCCCACGACCACCTGCTGTGGGCCAGCGCCGGCTACGCGCACCTGGTCATGGACACCCGCGGGCAGGGCGGCGGCTGGTCCGTCGGCGACACCCCCGACGAGGCGGGCAGCGCGGGCCCGGCCCACCCCGGGTCGATGACCCGCGGCGTCCTCGACCCGGCCGCCTACTACTACCGCAGGCTCTACACCGACGCCGTCCGCGCGGTCGACGCCGTCCGCACCCACCCCGGCATCGACCCGGCCCGGATCCTGGTGGCCGGCAGCAGCCAGGGCGGCGGCCTCGCGCTGGCCGTCGCGGGCCTGGTGCCGGACCTGGCCGGCGTGATCGCGGAGGTCCCGTTCCTCCAGCACATCCGCCGCGCCACCGAGATCACCGACGCCTACCCCTACAAGGAGGTCGCCGAGTTCTGCAAGGTCCACCGGGACAAGGTGGAGACCGTCTTCCGCACCCTCGCCTACTTCGACGGCCTCAACTTCGCGGCCCGCGCCACCGCCCCGGCGCTGTACTCGGTCGCCCTGATGGACGAGGTCTGCCCGCCCGAGACCGTCTTCGCCTCCCACAACCACTACCGCGGCCCGAAGCAGATCAGCGTCCACCCCTACAACGGCCACGAGGGCGGCGGCTCGCACCACACCCCCACCGCCCTCGCCTTCGCGGCCTCGGTGACCTCCGCGGGGTGA
- a CDS encoding SigE family RNA polymerase sigma factor — MSDRITFEEFAASRAGQLFKIAYLMCGDWHQAQDLVQIALSNLYPAWGRLTRGGRVAGLDAYARKTLLNCYISHRRLRRSSELPVGELPDRAAHGPSEESEVTLRLAVLAALDHLAPRNRAAVVLRYLEGHSLEEVADALGCSVNAVKSLNSRSLATLRKLLGPDRFALLQN, encoded by the coding sequence TTGTCCGACCGGATCACTTTCGAGGAGTTCGCCGCCAGCCGGGCCGGGCAGCTGTTCAAGATCGCCTACCTGATGTGCGGAGACTGGCACCAGGCCCAGGACCTGGTGCAGATCGCGCTGTCGAACCTGTACCCCGCCTGGGGCCGCCTGACCCGGGGCGGCAGGGTCGCCGGCCTCGACGCCTACGCGCGCAAAACGCTGCTGAACTGCTACATCTCCCACCGCAGACTCCGGCGTTCCAGCGAGCTCCCGGTCGGTGAACTCCCCGATCGCGCTGCGCACGGACCGAGCGAGGAGAGCGAGGTGACGCTGCGCCTGGCGGTCCTGGCGGCGCTGGACCACCTCGCCCCCCGCAACCGCGCGGCGGTGGTGCTGCGCTACCTCGAGGGCCACAGCCTGGAGGAGGTCGCGGACGCCCTGGGCTGCTCGGTGAACGCGGTGAAGAGCCTCAACTCCCGCTCGCTGGCCACGCTCCGGAAGCTGCTCGGGCCCGACCGCTTCGCCCTGCTGCAGAACTGA
- a CDS encoding ATP-binding cassette domain-containing protein has product MTETRRPPLRETGAQPDGHAEQPDHAEQPEHDEELRYQFPGDKRHDVGTSISSSAMVRRLPELIRRSLALAWHADRRSTLLLLLAQAASGVFGALALYATTGTLAALLRPGPVTGHLRAAAPSLTLLTVSAALRAALGIAVTTLSGRVGPRVNRDADLALIEAGCSAELAAYDQPAYNESWEAADRGAATTPDLLASAQDVIAATVSLAAAAGVLTTLNPWLLPFLLLGSVPAGLAAVRTARIHYLATITTNDERAALRIYRWHLIDKQRADQVRSDQVLPFMMRKYRAAEARIVAVTDRAGTEAARVSLLAALATGAGAALMWGALLYLVSTGRIGLAAAGSATFALRTAASSVQGMVGNGARLYRMGLYLDDYFDFLDSAGGHRITRGEIVPDPPGTIEVTALTYAYPGEQQEAALRGIDLTLHQGEVVALIGQNGSGKSTLLKLLSGLYLPQDGGGQITWDGVPIAQLEADALFRQVARVPQEFARWPLPAHENVHLGRHADGDPVRAVEAAAALTGFDEVVTRLRSGWRTLLAQGWQGGAELSGGGWQRAAVARAFYRTARQPGLLILDEPTSDLDPRAEHRILHALRTLAPGRITLLVTHNLANAKLADRVVVMDRGRIVQTGTWDELAGTEGLFRELLDLQTDRTVPAPRTAP; this is encoded by the coding sequence GTGACCGAGACCCGCCGACCGCCGCTCCGGGAAACCGGCGCCCAGCCCGACGGCCACGCCGAACAGCCCGACCACGCCGAACAGCCCGAGCACGACGAGGAGTTGCGCTACCAGTTCCCCGGCGACAAGCGCCACGACGTGGGCACGTCCATCTCCAGCAGCGCCATGGTCCGCCGTCTGCCGGAACTGATCCGCCGCTCCCTCGCCCTGGCCTGGCACGCCGACCGCCGCTCCACCCTGCTCCTGCTCCTCGCCCAGGCCGCCAGCGGCGTCTTCGGCGCGCTCGCCCTGTACGCCACCACCGGCACCCTCGCCGCCCTGCTGCGCCCCGGCCCCGTCACCGGCCATCTGCGGGCCGCCGCACCGTCGTTGACGCTGCTGACCGTCTCCGCCGCGCTGCGGGCCGCCCTGGGCATCGCGGTGACGACGCTGTCCGGCCGGGTCGGGCCCCGGGTCAACCGCGACGCGGACCTGGCGCTGATCGAAGCCGGGTGCTCCGCCGAACTCGCCGCCTACGACCAGCCCGCCTACAACGAGAGCTGGGAGGCCGCCGACCGCGGCGCGGCCACCACCCCCGACCTGCTGGCCTCCGCCCAGGACGTCATCGCCGCCACCGTCTCCCTCGCCGCCGCGGCCGGAGTCCTGACCACCCTCAACCCGTGGCTGCTGCCGTTCCTGCTGCTCGGTTCGGTCCCCGCCGGACTCGCCGCCGTCCGCACCGCCCGCATCCACTACCTCGCCACCATCACCACCAACGACGAGCGCGCCGCCCTGCGGATCTACCGCTGGCACCTGATCGACAAGCAGCGCGCCGACCAGGTCCGCTCCGACCAGGTCCTGCCGTTCATGATGCGCAAGTACCGTGCCGCCGAGGCCCGGATCGTCGCCGTCACCGACCGGGCCGGCACCGAAGCGGCCCGGGTGTCGCTGCTCGCCGCCCTCGCCACCGGCGCGGGAGCGGCCCTGATGTGGGGAGCCCTGCTCTACCTCGTCTCCACCGGCCGCATCGGCCTCGCGGCCGCCGGCTCCGCCACGTTCGCGCTGCGCACCGCGGCGAGCAGCGTGCAGGGCATGGTCGGCAACGGCGCCCGCCTCTACCGGATGGGCCTGTACCTCGACGACTACTTCGACTTCCTCGACTCCGCCGGCGGCCACCGCATCACCCGCGGCGAGATCGTCCCCGACCCGCCCGGGACGATCGAAGTCACCGCCCTCACCTACGCCTACCCCGGCGAGCAGCAGGAGGCGGCGCTGCGCGGCATCGACCTGACCCTGCACCAGGGCGAGGTCGTCGCGCTGATCGGCCAGAACGGCTCCGGCAAGTCCACCCTGCTGAAGCTCCTCTCCGGCCTCTACCTGCCCCAGGACGGCGGCGGGCAGATCACCTGGGACGGCGTCCCGATCGCCCAGCTGGAAGCGGACGCCCTGTTCCGGCAAGTCGCCCGGGTGCCACAGGAGTTCGCCCGTTGGCCGCTGCCCGCGCACGAGAACGTCCACCTCGGCCGCCACGCCGACGGCGACCCCGTCCGGGCGGTCGAGGCCGCGGCGGCGCTGACCGGCTTCGACGAAGTCGTCACCCGCCTGCGCTCGGGCTGGCGGACCCTGCTCGCCCAGGGCTGGCAGGGCGGCGCCGAACTCTCCGGCGGCGGCTGGCAGCGCGCCGCCGTCGCCCGCGCCTTCTACCGCACCGCCCGCCAGCCCGGCCTGCTGATCCTGGACGAGCCGACCTCCGACCTCGACCCCCGCGCCGAACACAGGATCCTGCACGCCCTGCGCACCCTCGCCCCCGGCCGGATCACCCTGCTCGTCACCCACAACCTCGCCAACGCCAAGCTCGCCGACCGGGTCGTCGTCATGGACCGGGGACGGATCGTGCAGACCGGCACCTGGGACGAACTCGCCGGTACCGAGGGCCTGTTCCGCGAACTCCTCGACCTCCAGACCGACCGCACCGTCCCCGCCCCCCGCACCGCCCCGTAA